A stretch of Chitinophaga caeni DNA encodes these proteins:
- a CDS encoding HEAT repeat domain-containing protein, whose protein sequence is MSWENFILQGFSQLPLVIQIAIVISLLAIVTTAMVFISILIMRGVRAYKGRRNSRFIQQADSLVLEQVIMNEGLQDDKGFEFLPSKAFHVLPLEKKWVRRLLVERIMEYRKNFSGSVSNKLRQLYIALRLQNDAQRNINSLWWNKKVSAISELFSMEVGGMEDEIFPLLHHRNRYVRGISRCYFVKMSEDQPFEFLSDIRNPLVTWEQFELFNIIVQRKDMKLPLFSRWMNADCHPSVISFCFKLAVYFQQYETIPAIMRYIDSDNEALQVDAINSLGKLVAEEAEPAMVAIYPAANLAVKVEILKALGRIGSGKYLAFLEDVFETSGEFLLRKHSAKSIVNHEALSKKELLELESHSDAGSLVFLHHAMNPLIKY, encoded by the coding sequence ATGAGTTGGGAAAACTTTATCCTCCAGGGATTCTCTCAATTACCCCTTGTTATCCAGATAGCAATCGTGATCTCCTTACTTGCGATTGTAACTACCGCGATGGTATTTATCAGTATCCTCATCATGAGGGGCGTAAGGGCTTATAAGGGCCGGAGAAACTCCCGTTTTATCCAGCAGGCTGATTCCCTGGTTTTAGAACAGGTTATAATGAATGAAGGGCTGCAAGACGATAAAGGCTTCGAGTTTTTGCCTTCCAAAGCATTCCATGTACTACCCTTAGAAAAGAAATGGGTGAGGCGTTTACTGGTTGAAAGGATTATGGAATACCGCAAGAACTTCAGCGGTAGCGTGTCTAACAAATTAAGGCAACTTTATATCGCATTGCGCCTTCAGAATGATGCGCAGCGCAACATCAATTCGCTGTGGTGGAATAAAAAAGTATCCGCGATCAGTGAATTGTTCAGCATGGAAGTAGGGGGCATGGAAGATGAAATATTCCCGTTATTACATCATAGGAACCGTTACGTGAGGGGGATATCCAGGTGTTATTTCGTGAAGATGAGTGAAGACCAGCCTTTTGAATTTTTAAGCGATATAAGGAACCCGCTTGTGACCTGGGAGCAATTCGAACTTTTCAATATTATCGTGCAGCGGAAGGATATGAAACTACCGTTGTTTTCCCGGTGGATGAACGCTGACTGCCACCCGAGCGTAATTTCTTTCTGTTTTAAATTAGCCGTTTATTTCCAGCAATATGAAACTATACCCGCTATCATGAGATATATTGATAGTGATAATGAAGCCCTTCAAGTAGATGCGATTAATAGTCTAGGCAAGTTAGTCGCTGAAGAAGCTGAGCCCGCCATGGTCGCCATTTACCCGGCGGCAAACTTGGCGGTAAAAGTCGAGATTTTAAAGGCATTAGGGCGTATCGGTAGCGGTAAATACCTGGCGTTTTTGGAAGATGTGTTTGAAACTTCCGGTGAATTTTTATTAAGAAAACATAGTGCGAAATCTATTGTTAACCATGAAGCATTATCCAAGAAAGAATTATTAGAACTGGAGTCCCATTCGGATGCCGGTTCCCTGGTTTTTCTTCACCATGCTATGAATCCTTTAATTAAATATTGA
- a CDS encoding response regulator transcription factor: MKRILVIEDDALMLKTINLILRKQGYEVDLAENGKEAMNFLSSQQYDLVITDLMLPFANGLELVSKIRLNKEKHRVPVIIISAITHESSVTDGFDLGADDYLKKPFVPAELVSRVNRLIAAQA; encoded by the coding sequence ATGAAAAGGATATTAGTGATCGAAGATGATGCCCTGATGTTGAAAACGATAAACTTAATTCTACGCAAGCAAGGATACGAGGTTGACCTCGCAGAGAATGGCAAAGAAGCCATGAACTTCCTCTCATCCCAACAGTATGATCTCGTGATTACCGATTTGATGCTGCCGTTTGCGAACGGGTTAGAATTGGTAAGTAAAATCAGGCTGAACAAGGAAAAACACCGCGTTCCCGTTATTATCATTTCCGCGATTACCCATGAGTCTTCTGTTACCGATGGCTTTGACCTGGGTGCTGATGATTACCTGAAAAAGCCCTTTGTACCCGCTGAACTGGTTTCCAGGGTTAACCGCTTAATTGCTGCGCAAGCATAA
- a CDS encoding thioredoxin family protein: MNFKKFSFLCALMLATICSFAQEKAHFEQGNFKAVLAQAKAANKPIFIDLYFEGCMPCKKMDQDVFTDPKVITYLNGNYICFKSDIFKEEDGKFLCQKFAVGGFPTFLLLSPDGHLINNFSGYTATDRLLPLLADAKEKAARKEVKKFDNKFNNKYPSFYHTRYFNMSDKSDKSEAIAAYEKQQKKYKPEVNFVVQGIFLQRLSEKTQEDFYNKAAQYAKDYSAEIAGRAMTFIAQKKAKKFAADKDKAGFDKMLAYIKTVYNERDWKIFGLPICEEFYKQYGDYQAFVDYVNSTPSYTLIDKAILVNKVLPGIKNNQQAIQSMLEWFKDEKAVSGISMVALPEVQYTISALNLKADNPWEAKKYALEASLIKAKHKAEWNADIINQYTAKLLNGEKDIEFKAVKISKPILMD, encoded by the coding sequence ATGAATTTCAAGAAATTCTCGTTCTTGTGTGCCCTTATGCTGGCCACTATTTGTTCTTTCGCGCAAGAAAAAGCCCATTTTGAACAAGGCAATTTTAAAGCCGTTCTTGCCCAGGCCAAAGCCGCAAACAAACCCATTTTCATCGATCTCTATTTCGAAGGCTGTATGCCCTGCAAAAAGATGGACCAGGATGTATTTACCGATCCCAAGGTAATCACTTACCTTAATGGGAATTATATCTGCTTTAAATCGGATATTTTCAAAGAAGAAGATGGTAAATTCCTCTGCCAAAAATTTGCAGTAGGCGGATTCCCTACTTTTCTATTGCTCAGTCCTGACGGGCATTTAATCAACAATTTCTCCGGGTATACCGCTACGGATCGCCTACTGCCGCTCTTAGCAGACGCGAAGGAAAAAGCAGCCCGTAAAGAAGTGAAGAAGTTTGACAACAAATTCAATAACAAGTACCCTTCCTTCTACCATACGCGCTATTTCAACATGTCCGACAAATCGGATAAAAGCGAGGCAATAGCTGCTTATGAAAAGCAACAAAAGAAATATAAGCCGGAAGTAAATTTCGTGGTACAAGGCATCTTCTTACAACGCTTGTCAGAAAAAACACAGGAAGATTTTTATAATAAAGCAGCGCAGTATGCAAAAGACTACAGCGCTGAAATTGCCGGCAGAGCCATGACCTTCATAGCGCAGAAAAAAGCCAAGAAATTTGCTGCCGACAAAGACAAAGCAGGCTTTGACAAGATGCTCGCATATATTAAAACGGTATATAACGAGCGCGACTGGAAAATTTTCGGTTTACCGATCTGCGAAGAGTTCTATAAGCAATACGGCGATTACCAAGCATTTGTAGATTATGTGAACAGTACCCCCAGTTATACACTCATTGATAAAGCTATCCTGGTTAACAAGGTTTTACCTGGAATAAAGAATAACCAGCAAGCAATCCAGTCTATGCTGGAATGGTTCAAGGACGAAAAGGCCGTATCCGGAATCAGCATGGTTGCATTACCGGAAGTTCAGTACACCATTTCGGCATTAAACCTCAAGGCCGACAATCCGTGGGAAGCCAAGAAGTATGCACTGGAGGCATCCCTCATCAAAGCTAAGCACAAAGCTGAATGGAATGCCGATATCATCAACCAGTACACGGCAAAGTTATTAAACGGTGAAAAAGATATCGAGTTCAAAGCCGTAAAAATTAGCAAACCTATTCTCATGGACTAA
- a CDS encoding TlpA family protein disulfide reductase, translating to MIKNILLFSGACLAFTASHAQSSNSDSLQLRGYVKGIQGAHISINLKEDDGSISRYSTIAATDSFSLKIKKHTQPVTATVSTDKFSTKTYHGFDGKEIKTPAGIGFFFVTDKDLVLTGHTTLHGDWLVRGDRVNNQYADFQTDNAEIHESNKRYYKVLMEGNPADTVSMQHAMGSIKNNSTKLFHWVQQFMATHPDDYLSLYFLNSYRNGFSEQNLKKLYNGMAVTYKNTLPAQEIEKQLAKIAPMSAGKASAEFTRTSMDGKTIRLSDFKGKVVLLDFWGSWCGPCRASHPHLREIYEKYHPKGLEIIGIANERGSLEEATASWKQAVKEDKMQWIQVLNNEKKDDNISKAYYVFGYPTKFIIGKDGKIVLRATGGGVEDIEEMLDKLLGE from the coding sequence ATGATTAAAAATATCTTGTTATTTTCAGGAGCCTGCTTGGCCTTTACGGCTTCGCATGCACAGTCTTCTAACAGTGACAGCCTTCAATTAAGGGGTTACGTTAAAGGTATCCAGGGGGCGCATATCAGCATTAACCTGAAGGAAGATGATGGCAGCATAAGCCGGTATAGCACAATCGCGGCAACAGATTCTTTCTCCCTCAAAATTAAAAAACATACCCAGCCTGTAACTGCAACTGTTTCGACCGATAAATTTAGTACAAAAACGTATCATGGCTTTGACGGTAAGGAAATTAAGACCCCCGCAGGCATAGGATTCTTCTTCGTTACCGATAAAGATCTCGTACTAACCGGCCATACAACCCTTCATGGTGACTGGCTCGTGAGAGGAGATCGTGTCAATAATCAATATGCAGATTTCCAAACGGATAACGCTGAAATCCATGAATCTAACAAGCGTTATTACAAGGTTTTAATGGAAGGAAATCCCGCAGACACGGTTAGCATGCAACATGCAATGGGCTCTATAAAGAATAATTCAACGAAATTGTTCCACTGGGTACAACAATTTATGGCAACGCACCCGGATGACTATTTGAGTTTGTATTTCCTAAACTCTTACAGGAATGGCTTCAGTGAACAGAACTTGAAAAAGCTATATAACGGGATGGCTGTTACTTATAAAAACACACTACCGGCACAAGAAATAGAAAAACAATTAGCCAAAATTGCGCCGATGTCTGCCGGGAAAGCCTCCGCGGAGTTCACCAGGACGAGTATGGACGGTAAAACGATCCGTTTATCAGATTTTAAAGGGAAGGTTGTATTACTTGATTTCTGGGGAAGCTGGTGTGGCCCCTGCCGCGCTAGCCATCCGCATTTGAGGGAAATATACGAAAAATACCATCCGAAAGGACTTGAGATTATCGGCATCGCCAACGAAAGAGGCAGCTTGGAAGAAGCAACAGCCAGTTGGAAACAAGCCGTGAAAGAAGACAAGATGCAATGGATACAAGTATTGAATAACGAAAAAAAGGATGATAATATATCGAAAGCCTATTATGTTTTCGGTTATCCCACCAAGTTTATCATCGGCAAAGATGGAAAAATCGTGTTAAGGGCCACCGGCGGCGGCGTAGAAGATATCGAGGAAATGCTGGATAAGTTGTTGGGGGAATAA
- a CDS encoding PKD-like family lipoprotein, whose amino-acid sequence MKKKLSIIILVMMVFSSTITSCYKDKGNYDYHALNDVAISGIEDSYLVINAGKLVINPSLSQSKLPKPDSAYTYQWFLYEETSEGYLSGDRIIIGSEMNLEWISSIKAGNYALFLRVTDKETGVFYENRCHLYLKTEFNTGWLVLSEKKDGAPLFSIVGLEKDTPVYFYDALQANGVDYELTGKPLAITRFQYTYYRGPIYGVYISTTTGTNKFDINDSLTWKPTNNIIYEMAGDFDENYAPDFIYPVPGDRVSYMYKDSTMYFRSVFNYINYGIPINLIKGTNTTFKVSPYIAGDGRNPSILYDVENHRFVRHLMAANSSIEMPDSGDDLFPYQDPNYDLVYMKNVTAYNPSEAQAIMKNKTTGKYYCLNIYNYNGSLYESAFREITATDFDKAEDISISRNRGYIFYHVGGKVYEYDPVIQKTYEMMDLGSANITFFGFMKYSVSDSRRNQLLIATYNESNGGGTFKVYDVPTLNGPLELLEEYSGFDKIVDIAF is encoded by the coding sequence ATGAAAAAGAAATTATCTATAATAATATTGGTGATGATGGTTTTTTCATCAACTATCACTTCTTGTTATAAGGATAAAGGTAACTACGATTACCATGCCCTTAATGATGTAGCAATCTCGGGTATTGAAGATAGTTACTTAGTAATCAATGCAGGTAAGTTGGTGATCAATCCAAGCCTTTCGCAATCCAAGCTTCCCAAGCCTGATTCTGCATATACTTATCAGTGGTTCCTTTACGAAGAAACTTCGGAAGGATATTTGTCCGGAGATAGGATCATTATCGGATCTGAGATGAACTTAGAGTGGATATCTTCCATTAAAGCAGGTAATTATGCCTTGTTTCTTAGGGTCACCGACAAAGAAACAGGGGTCTTCTATGAAAATCGGTGTCATTTATATTTAAAGACAGAGTTCAATACCGGTTGGTTAGTACTTTCGGAAAAGAAAGATGGAGCGCCGTTATTTAGTATTGTTGGTCTTGAAAAGGATACGCCCGTATATTTTTATGACGCGTTGCAGGCTAACGGGGTAGATTATGAATTAACCGGCAAGCCACTCGCTATTACACGTTTTCAATACACATATTACCGTGGACCAATTTATGGCGTATATATTTCAACGACAACAGGTACGAATAAATTTGACATAAATGATAGTCTAACTTGGAAGCCTACGAATAATATAATTTATGAGATGGCTGGTGATTTTGATGAAAATTATGCGCCGGATTTTATCTATCCAGTTCCTGGTGATAGGGTGTCTTATATGTATAAAGACAGTACAATGTATTTTAGAAGCGTGTTTAATTACATTAATTACGGTATTCCTATTAATTTGATAAAGGGGACGAATACTACTTTTAAAGTGTCTCCTTATATTGCTGGTGATGGTAGGAATCCTTCAATATTGTACGATGTTGAAAATCATAGATTTGTTAGGCATTTGATGGCCGCAAACAGTAGTATTGAAATGCCTGATTCAGGTGACGACCTGTTCCCTTATCAAGATCCGAACTATGATTTAGTTTACATGAAAAACGTTACTGCATATAATCCAAGTGAAGCGCAAGCTATCATGAAGAATAAGACAACTGGAAAATATTATTGCTTGAATATCTATAACTATAACGGTTCATTATATGAATCTGCTTTTAGGGAAATTACTGCAACCGATTTTGATAAAGCGGAAGATATCTCTATCAGCCGTAACCGTGGTTATATCTTCTATCACGTTGGCGGTAAAGTTTATGAATATGATCCAGTAATTCAAAAAACTTATGAAATGATGGACTTGGGTTCAGCTAATATTACTTTCTTCGGTTTTATGAAGTATAGCGTTAGCGATAGCCGCAGAAATCAATTGCTTATCGCTACTTATAATGAATCAAACGGTGGTGGTACATTTAAAGTGTATGATGTACCAACCTTGAACGGTCCGTTAGAATTGCTAGAAGAATATTCAGGATTTGATAAAATAGTTGACATCGCCTTCTAA
- a CDS encoding DUF4843 domain-containing protein, with amino-acid sequence MKLKNILKFILPVVAFIMTSCSKEEIKFYDGTPNVYFYWSVEREFSWADLKDSTEITFAYYSARVTDTVYNIPINVAAAPTDYDRVINFEVLPGSNAVKGKHYDWNADQLILEAGKNQAILPITFHRTEDMATDTIIMDIALKDSKDFKVNMSSVVLDEVTGKKRNLTTWRIYVSDIVTKPGTWLDFLFGKFSLKKYKLISEVLNISYSDFASVRDIPTVMGYATIVQRYLNLQRQNGNIIYDEDGTEMTMGSYVQ; translated from the coding sequence ATGAAGCTAAAAAATATTTTAAAGTTCATATTACCGGTCGTAGCATTCATAATGACTTCTTGCTCTAAGGAAGAAATTAAGTTCTATGACGGTACACCTAATGTCTACTTTTATTGGTCAGTTGAGCGGGAATTTAGTTGGGCTGATTTGAAAGATAGTACCGAAATTACATTTGCATATTACTCCGCTAGGGTTACCGATACCGTTTATAACATACCAATAAATGTAGCTGCAGCTCCTACAGATTATGATAGGGTTATCAATTTCGAAGTTTTGCCAGGATCTAATGCTGTGAAAGGAAAACATTATGATTGGAATGCTGATCAGTTGATCCTGGAAGCTGGAAAAAATCAGGCAATACTCCCTATTACTTTCCATAGAACAGAAGATATGGCAACGGATACAATCATTATGGATATTGCATTGAAAGATAGTAAGGATTTTAAAGTAAATATGTCAAGCGTTGTATTAGATGAAGTGACTGGAAAGAAGAGGAATTTAACTACCTGGCGTATTTACGTGTCTGATATAGTTACTAAACCGGGTACATGGCTTGACTTTCTATTCGGAAAATTTTCCCTGAAGAAGTATAAACTTATATCTGAAGTGTTGAATATATCGTACTCTGACTTTGCGAGTGTGCGTGATATACCTACTGTCATGGGTTATGCCACTATCGTGCAACGCTATTTGAATTTGCAGAGACAAAACGGTAACATTATTTATGATGAGGATGGCACAGAGATGACGATGGGTTCGTATGTGCAATAA
- a CDS encoding RagB/SusD family nutrient uptake outer membrane protein yields MKKYIYSILLLGSLAISFSACNKYLDIKPEDKFLSSQIFDSEINAQTALNGIYLRMSDDNSYGGNLMLTYVELLGQQYDVNSTVNTVHQYSPLGSYVYGSTQALDFAERTWTFSYSSILNANRFIERLGNSKDITTQANFDLMMGQAYVLRAMHYLDLLRLFGPVYSTDSISLSIPYYSRVTKEATPILPANQVMDSIIRDLDVAKQYLQNDPIRNAGPTDIANNRGVEVEGLYQLRANYFTAAALKARALLYRGDKVNAYLESSTLIDECSTYLKFTSASDLFTATPDRIFSSEIIFGLYNHDISKKFDLYFSPSLVDERFLTMKGELLVNVFEGLSTDCRLNPNWILPTTGKTVEAFYKYEELVTSIPLVRKYVQPLIRLSEIYLIAAETAEDPLVGMTYENAVRNARGVHGIEDPALLETSILNEYRREFIGEGQLFFTYKRMNKSSIQSGQSGGTTISMHPAQYVVPLPKSETDSRN; encoded by the coding sequence ATGAAAAAATATATATATAGTATTTTATTACTAGGATCATTGGCAATTTCATTCTCTGCTTGTAATAAATACCTAGATATTAAACCTGAAGATAAATTTCTATCAAGTCAAATTTTTGATTCTGAAATTAATGCGCAGACGGCATTGAATGGCATTTATCTTAGAATGAGCGATGATAATTCTTATGGTGGTAACTTAATGCTGACTTATGTTGAGTTACTTGGGCAACAATATGATGTAAATAGTACAGTTAATACTGTGCATCAGTATTCCCCATTAGGTAGCTATGTATACGGTTCCACCCAAGCTCTGGATTTTGCCGAAAGAACATGGACTTTCTCTTACTCAAGCATACTTAATGCTAACAGATTTATAGAGCGATTGGGAAATAGCAAAGATATCACCACCCAGGCCAACTTCGATTTAATGATGGGTCAGGCTTATGTATTGCGTGCTATGCATTATCTGGATTTATTAAGACTGTTCGGCCCAGTCTATTCTACGGATTCTATCTCCCTGTCGATACCTTATTACAGTCGTGTTACTAAGGAAGCAACTCCAATACTGCCGGCTAACCAGGTGATGGATAGTATTATTAGGGATTTAGATGTTGCCAAGCAATATTTACAAAATGATCCAATTCGTAATGCGGGACCAACAGATATTGCTAATAATAGGGGCGTAGAAGTTGAAGGACTCTATCAATTGAGAGCAAACTACTTCACGGCAGCAGCTCTTAAGGCGAGGGCCTTATTATATAGGGGGGATAAAGTAAATGCTTATCTCGAATCTTCTACACTAATAGATGAATGTTCTACTTACCTTAAGTTTACATCAGCTTCAGATTTATTTACTGCCACACCGGATAGGATTTTTAGCTCAGAGATCATATTCGGTTTATATAATCATGACATTTCCAAAAAATTCGACCTTTATTTTAGCCCTTCTTTGGTGGACGAAAGGTTTTTAACAATGAAGGGAGAGCTGTTAGTGAACGTATTTGAAGGATTGTCAACCGATTGCAGATTGAATCCAAACTGGATTTTACCTACAACCGGAAAAACGGTTGAGGCATTTTATAAATATGAAGAATTGGTTACTTCAATTCCACTCGTTAGAAAATATGTACAACCTTTAATTCGCCTGAGTGAGATTTATTTAATTGCCGCGGAAACTGCTGAAGATCCATTAGTCGGTATGACATATGAAAATGCTGTAAGAAATGCAAGGGGAGTACATGGAATAGAGGATCCAGCTTTGCTAGAGACCAGTATCCTAAATGAGTATCGAAGAGAATTTATAGGGGAAGGCCAATTGTTTTTTACCTATAAAAGAATGAATAAGTCAAGTATTCAAAGTGGCCAAAGTGGGGGTACCACTATTTCTATGCACCCTGCACAATACGTAGTGCCGCTGCCGAAATCTGAAACCGACTCACGTAACTAA